In Thermodesulfobacteriota bacterium, the genomic window TATCCACAGCCAAAACACTTTCAGCTCCCAGCGATGCAGCACAGACCCCCAATACTCCGCTTCCACACCCAAAATCCAAGACTTTTTTTAGAATCCCATTTTTGAATATTTCTTCAAGACCCATTATACAGAGCCTGGTTGTAGGATGTTCGGCACCAAAGGAGCTTCCTGGAGAGATCTCGATGATTCTATTTTCACCCTCCGGGGTTTTCAATCTAATCCTCGATTCCGTCAATCGAAATTCCACATAGGGTTTATAGGGTCTCATTGATTGCATCTAAACATCTTTTTGTCTGAACGTCAAGAGACCTATAAAGCTAGCGGAGGACTTTAGTCCTCCATAAATTGTCATCCTGAATCCTGTCCTGAGCCTGTCTTGAGCCCTGAGTAAAGCTGAAGGGTCGAAAGGCCAAGTCGAAGGATCGTTTCAGGATCTCAGCTCACTTCGCTAGAGACGCAAAATTTTCCGTCTCTACCTCTAAAGGAGGGTTCATGATGATTTTGATAATAACTATAATTAAAGGTGACAAGATTACTATGCCTTGCGCAGTGTTCCCAATAAAAAAAATTAATCTAAATCAAGTTGAAATTGATGATAATACTAGTATCCTTTGATCAACTCTTCGTCTAATTAAGGAGTAAAAATGTACGAATTATTTAAGTCCCCGGCTTACGATAACGCGCTAAAACAATTTGACAGGGCATGCGATAAACTGGATCTGGAAGATCGAATTACAAAACGATTCAGACTGCCACAGCGAACACTGGTAGTGAGCTGTCCAGTAAGAATGGATGATGGAGATATAAAGGTCTTTAGCGGGTATCGAGTTCAACACAACCTCACCTTAGGACCTTGCAAGGGCGGTGTACGCTATCATCCCGATGTAGATATGGGAGAAGTAGCTGCCCTGGCGATGAGTATGACATGGAAATGCGGTATAGCTGAACTTCCTTTCGGAGGGGCTAAAGGTGGTGTAGCCGTTGATCCAACTAAGCTCTCATCTCATGAGCTTGAACGGCTTACAAGAAGGTACACCGCCGAGATACTCCCTATAATTGGCCCAAATAAAGACATACCTGCTCCGGATATGGGGACTAATCCTCAAATAATGTCATGGATGATGGATACGTATAGCATGACGGAGGGATATACCTCCCCAGCAGTAGTCACCGGAAAACCCGTGATAATTGGAGGTACACACGGTCGGGAAGAGGCCACAGGCTTTGGCGTTGCTTATATGACAGAGGATGCATTAAAACATTTTGGCAAAAAACGCCCCGGGATGCGAGCGGCGGTACAGGGATTTGGTAATGTAGGATCTCACACTGCCCTGAAGTTATCAAGATTAGGTTATAAAATCGTTGCAGCAAGCGATTTATTTGGAGGAATTTACAACCCTTCGGGCCTTCCAGTTGAAAAAATTCTCAAGATTGTTGGGAGTGGAGGGAGAATACAGGATTTGCCGGATTCCGATAAAATCACAAACGAAGAGCTACTAACCGTGGATTGCGACATCCTGATTCCTGCCGCAATTGGCAGAGTAATCACCAAAGATAACGCCTCAAGGTTAAGATGTGAGATTGTCATAGAAGCAGCTAACGCGCCTACAACCCCCGAAGCCGACGATATTCTTGAGGAAAGAGGAATTACAGTTGTACCCGATGTCATTGCCAATGCCGGTGGGTTAATTGTGTCATATTTTGAGTGGGTACAGGGACTGCAAGAATACTACTGGTCTAGTGAACTCGTTTTTTCAGAGCTTAAGAAGCGAATGCGTAGAATATTTGATAAAATATCGACTTATTCTGAAGAAAAGAAGGTTTCTCCTAGAATGGCGGCTCTTATGCTTGGCATACAACAGATAGCCGCCGCGAAGAAATTCAGGGGATTATACCCCTAGACCCAGCGTCGTTTGTAAACACCAAAAAGTATCTGTAATATAAACCGTCTATGAGCAAAATCATACCGAGGGCGCTCACGATTGCAGGATCGGATTCAGGCGGAGGAGCTGGAATTCAGGCGGATCTTAAAACATTCACCGCACTTAATGTGTATGGGATGTCCGTTATTACTTCTATCACGGCTCAAAATACACAGTCTGTAATGGGTATAAGTGACATATCTCCTGATTTTGTGGGACTCCAGATTGACGCAGTCGTTGGTGATCTCGGAGTTGACTCTGTAAAAACCGGCATGCTATCAAATCAACTTATAGTTCTCTTGGTTGCTAAGAAAATTAAACAATATGGAATTGAAAAACTGGTCGTAGATCCGGTTATGAGGGCAAAAAGTGGAGATTCACTGTTAAAGAAAGAGGCAGAAGCTGCGATAAGAGATGAGTTACTCCCTCTCGCATATATAGTTACGCCTAATATACCCGAGGCTGAGATGCTGTCGGGTATAAGAGTTAGATCGGTAGAAGATATGAAGCAGGCAGCAGAAAAAATAAAGGCTCTGGGCCCGAAAAATGTGCTCGTAAAGGGGGGACACCTCGATTGGACCAAGGAAGCGATCGACGTTTTATTTGATGGTAATGAGTTTCATAAGTATAGAGCTCCAAGGATCAACACAAAAAACACCCATGGTACAGGCTGCACTTATTCAGCGGCAATCTGTGCCGGACTTGCAAAAGGTTTTCAGGTATTAGATGCTGTTGAAGACGCGAAAGAATACGTTACTCAGGCCATAAGAAATTCCTTCAACTTGGGTAAGGGCCACGGCCCTCTTAACCATTTTTGGAAATCTCAATAATCATGATTCATGATGCAGGATACAGGATGCACGATGTTTAAAGAGCTTTTCTATTTTATTCCTTATCATGTATCTTGCATCCTGCATCTTGTATCCTCGTTGCATTTATCGCCGGTCACCCGTGGCTAACTAAATATCATAAGGGAGGTAATAATCCCCAATGGCCGAGTTAATTGACGGTAAAAAAGTATCCCAGCATATCAGGGAAGAAGTGGCTAGAGAAGTAGAGAAACTTAAAAATGAAACTGGAACAACTCCAGGACTTGCGGCGGTACTGGTTGGCGATAATCCAGCGTCTGAAATTTACGTAAGAAATAAAAGAAAAGCCTGCGGGGAAGTTGGGATTTATTCAGAAGAATATAAACTTCCCAAAGAAACTTCTGAAACCGAACTTTTGTCACTTGTCGAGAAACTAAATAATGACGTGAAAATTCATGGGATACTGGTTCAGCTTCCCCTGCCAGAGCAGATTAATAGTACAAAGATTCTCAGATCTGTTTCTCCCTCAAAAGACGTCGATGGTTTTCATCCGGAAAACGTGGGATTGCTTGTTGAAGGAAATCCAAGATTCATATCGTGTACACCAAACGGAATAATGAAAATGCTTGACTTTTATAATATTGAAATCAAGGGAAAAGAAGCAGTGGTAGTGGGGAGAAGTAACATTGTTGGAAAACCTACAGCGATACTCTTGCTGCACCGGCATGCTACAGTAACAATCTGTCATTCTAGAACAATCCGACTCGATGAAGTCACACGCAGAGCCGACATCTTAGTTGCAGCAATAGGACGACCTAATTTTATCACCGAAGATATGGTGAAGGAGGGAGTCGTCGTCATCGATGTTGGTATAAATCGTAACAAAGATGGAAAACTTATTGGTGATGTTGATTTTGAAAGGGTGAAGGAAAAAGCATCATATATAACCCCGGTCCCCGGTGGAGTTGGCCCTATGACAATCGCTATGCTGCTGTGGAACACCTTAGAATCCGCAAAAATGCTAGCAGGGAAAGCAAGATGATAAATCAAACGGGTCAAAATCTGAAGCCGTAAGCCGCCCTCCTTTTAATTTTTTCGTGCTACGTCAATCGAAGTAGCTCTCACCGATTCCCACCCATTTACGTAGGGAACGCATAAATGCGTTCCTGATAACGGGGAAGAAGAACGAAAAGAAAAATAACTCATTTATTCATGTCTGACCCCGGAGATGTGCTTTTTTAATTTAGCGCCCGTGAAACACTTTCAAGCGCAGTGTCTTGATAAAAATAAAGATAAAATCCTGATAAACTATAAAAGACTTACAACAGCTACCCGATGATC contains:
- a CDS encoding Glu/Leu/Phe/Val dehydrogenase, translated to MYELFKSPAYDNALKQFDRACDKLDLEDRITKRFRLPQRTLVVSCPVRMDDGDIKVFSGYRVQHNLTLGPCKGGVRYHPDVDMGEVAALAMSMTWKCGIAELPFGGAKGGVAVDPTKLSSHELERLTRRYTAEILPIIGPNKDIPAPDMGTNPQIMSWMMDTYSMTEGYTSPAVVTGKPVIIGGTHGREEATGFGVAYMTEDALKHFGKKRPGMRAAVQGFGNVGSHTALKLSRLGYKIVAASDLFGGIYNPSGLPVEKILKIVGSGGRIQDLPDSDKITNEELLTVDCDILIPAAIGRVITKDNASRLRCEIVIEAANAPTTPEADDILEERGITVVPDVIANAGGLIVSYFEWVQGLQEYYWSSELVFSELKKRMRRIFDKISTYSEEKKVSPRMAALMLGIQQIAAAKKFRGLYP
- the thiD gene encoding bifunctional hydroxymethylpyrimidine kinase/phosphomethylpyrimidine kinase, producing MSKIIPRALTIAGSDSGGGAGIQADLKTFTALNVYGMSVITSITAQNTQSVMGISDISPDFVGLQIDAVVGDLGVDSVKTGMLSNQLIVLLVAKKIKQYGIEKLVVDPVMRAKSGDSLLKKEAEAAIRDELLPLAYIVTPNIPEAEMLSGIRVRSVEDMKQAAEKIKALGPKNVLVKGGHLDWTKEAIDVLFDGNEFHKYRAPRINTKNTHGTGCTYSAAICAGLAKGFQVLDAVEDAKEYVTQAIRNSFNLGKGHGPLNHFWKSQ
- the folD gene encoding bifunctional methylenetetrahydrofolate dehydrogenase/methenyltetrahydrofolate cyclohydrolase FolD, whose translation is MAELIDGKKVSQHIREEVAREVEKLKNETGTTPGLAAVLVGDNPASEIYVRNKRKACGEVGIYSEEYKLPKETSETELLSLVEKLNNDVKIHGILVQLPLPEQINSTKILRSVSPSKDVDGFHPENVGLLVEGNPRFISCTPNGIMKMLDFYNIEIKGKEAVVVGRSNIVGKPTAILLLHRHATVTICHSRTIRLDEVTRRADILVAAIGRPNFITEDMVKEGVVVIDVGINRNKDGKLIGDVDFERVKEKASYITPVPGGVGPMTIAMLLWNTLESAKMLAGKAR